A single Blastopirellula retiformator DNA region contains:
- a CDS encoding MATE family efflux transporter, with protein MDATPQLLSENASWWRRRCGLREVLIVALPLVISTASWSLSNFVDRMFLFWHSQEAMAASLPAGMLHFSLLCFPIGVASYVNTFVSQYNGAGEKERIGPIVVQGILWGCVIAPFFFLAAIPANYAFQISTVDPEVARLEQVYFWVLAYGGGASIVANAMSAFYSGRQHNGIVMAVDSSSCLVNMVLDYFFIFGYVSFVPDGIAGAAWATVLSQWYKVALYGGLILMPRNWHEYGFGLARLWDREVMKRLMRFGSASGVQLSLEVSALTFFLLMMGRLGSEAMTATNLAFSINGFAFVPLVGLGIAVSTLVGREIGAGQPNVASDATWSGFVIALVYSGVMCVIYWTLPELFLAFHQSSDAEGVLATTTILLRFVAFFCLLDATNVVFVSALKGAGDVKFVMIATCVISVLPVGVGAAVLLSGGGIYACWVVLTLWVFAMGATHFVRFLYGRWRSMKVIEPELISA; from the coding sequence ATGGACGCTACGCCCCAACTGCTTTCGGAAAACGCCTCTTGGTGGCGCAGACGCTGTGGACTTCGGGAGGTCTTGATCGTCGCATTGCCGCTGGTGATCTCGACCGCTTCCTGGTCCTTATCGAACTTCGTCGATCGGATGTTCCTCTTCTGGCACTCCCAAGAAGCGATGGCGGCGTCGCTGCCTGCAGGCATGCTGCACTTCTCGCTCCTTTGCTTTCCGATCGGCGTGGCGTCGTATGTTAATACCTTCGTATCGCAATACAATGGCGCGGGCGAAAAGGAGCGGATTGGGCCGATTGTCGTGCAAGGAATCTTGTGGGGCTGCGTCATCGCTCCCTTCTTCTTTTTAGCCGCAATCCCGGCCAACTACGCCTTTCAGATCAGTACCGTCGATCCCGAAGTGGCCCGGCTCGAGCAGGTTTATTTCTGGGTGTTGGCGTATGGCGGCGGAGCGTCGATTGTCGCCAATGCGATGTCGGCGTTTTATTCGGGCCGGCAGCACAACGGCATTGTCATGGCGGTTGACAGCAGTTCGTGCCTGGTAAACATGGTGCTCGACTACTTTTTCATCTTCGGGTACGTCTCGTTTGTGCCGGATGGGATTGCTGGCGCCGCGTGGGCGACCGTGCTGAGCCAGTGGTACAAGGTCGCCTTATACGGCGGTTTGATCTTGATGCCGCGCAATTGGCACGAGTATGGCTTTGGCCTGGCCCGGCTCTGGGACAGGGAGGTGATGAAGCGGCTGATGCGCTTCGGTTCGGCCAGCGGCGTGCAGCTCTCGCTAGAAGTCTCGGCCCTCACCTTTTTTCTGTTGATGATGGGACGCTTGGGGTCGGAAGCGATGACCGCGACCAACCTGGCGTTTTCGATCAATGGTTTTGCGTTCGTGCCGCTGGTCGGGTTGGGGATCGCGGTCTCGACTTTGGTGGGACGCGAGATCGGCGCCGGGCAGCCGAACGTCGCCAGCGACGCTACCTGGTCGGGGTTCGTCATCGCGCTCGTCTACAGCGGCGTGATGTGCGTCATCTACTGGACGCTACCCGAGCTGTTTCTGGCGTTTCATCAGTCGAGCGATGCGGAAGGTGTCCTGGCGACGACGACCATTTTATTGCGATTTGTGGCGTTTTTCTGTTTGCTCGATGCGACCAACGTTGTCTTCGTCAGCGCACTGAAGGGCGCCGGCGACGTAAAGTTCGTGATGATTGCAACTTGCGTAATTTCGGTGCTCCCCGTGGGAGTGGGCGCGGCGGTGCTGCTGTCGGGAGGCGGGATTTACGCCTGCTGGGTGGTTCTGACACTGTGGGTGTTTGCGATGGGCGCGACCCATTTCGTCCGGTTCTTATACGGCCGCTGGCGAAGCATGAAGGTGATCGAGCCGGAGTTGATATCAGCGTAA
- a CDS encoding DoxX family membrane protein: MLTIVIIVALRLVIGWHFFMEGSKKIKSGDFSSAGFLRNAKGPFADYFRNLSDDPHGHKRLDRDSVLAWWHYYGQQASKQFGLDAAGEKKVKNLYKIYSQRLTSYMSDIAEDKAEYFLEVDRLTKARSRADSDDLQYELDRLDEKDKELFGKLQKWTKDVKKLQDEYVEDLNRLGRAAGATSTFSAPDPNQSTIDVVVTYVVFGSGVLLILGLFTRIAALAAAGFLLQVMAAQFPGSYGAEPVYYQSVEFTSLLLLAAIGAGRFAGLDFILGAMFRRCCAPSTSPNKGE; this comes from the coding sequence ATGCTGACGATTGTCATTATCGTCGCGCTTCGCTTGGTTATCGGTTGGCACTTCTTCATGGAAGGGTCGAAGAAGATCAAGTCAGGCGATTTTTCGTCGGCCGGATTTCTCCGCAATGCGAAGGGCCCCTTCGCCGACTACTTCCGCAACCTGAGTGACGACCCGCATGGGCACAAGCGGCTCGACCGCGATTCGGTGCTCGCGTGGTGGCACTACTACGGTCAACAGGCGAGCAAGCAGTTCGGCCTGGATGCGGCGGGCGAAAAAAAGGTGAAAAATCTGTACAAGATTTACAGCCAGCGGCTCACTTCCTATATGAGCGATATCGCCGAAGACAAGGCGGAGTACTTCCTGGAAGTCGACCGTTTGACGAAGGCCCGTTCGCGAGCCGATAGCGATGACCTGCAATACGAGCTGGATCGCTTGGATGAGAAAGACAAAGAACTGTTTGGGAAGCTGCAGAAGTGGACCAAGGACGTTAAGAAGTTGCAGGACGAATACGTCGAAGACCTAAATCGGCTCGGCCGCGCCGCTGGCGCAACGTCGACCTTTTCGGCGCCCGATCCGAACCAATCAACGATTGACGTCGTAGTGACTTATGTCGTGTTCGGTAGCGGCGTTCTGCTCATCCTCGGCTTGTTCACCCGGATTGCGGCTTTGGCCGCGGCCGGCTTCCTGCTGCAAGTGATGGCCGCTCAATTCCCCGGCTCCTACGGGGCCGAACCGGTCTATTATCAATCGGTGGAATTCACCTCCCTCCTACTGCTGGCGGCCATCGGCGCAGGTCGATTCGCCGGTCTCGATTTTATCCTCGGCGCGATGTTCCGCCGGTGTTGCGCTCCGTCCACATCTCCAAATAAAGGGGAGTAA
- a CDS encoding Gfo/Idh/MocA family protein, with translation MNLKPDAKKAGKENFAEAVGVNRRDFLKGVIAAGAVSGGGLGAMYFGYSKVENPVRIGVIGTGDEGSVLIGALNPDYVQVVAISDIRPYNVHRAFHGDHSSDAAYSARRGLMNVYGWKTEEEARQHVKVYEDYHDLLADDSIEGVICATPLFMHHPVVMDSLNAGKHVLTEKLMAHNIAQCKEMGRTANDAGLHLATGHQRHYSVLYDNAVNLLQWGLLGEVHHIRAQWHRGNLPGRDSWCQPLPGGEYNIKEGKVVDTILNRMNSFKNAAEKGKGGDPAELAKNWAMYEQYKAWNEDRNVNAQNYGYNDFELADGRKVSAMEELCRWRLWDRTGGGLMAELGSHQLDAASIFISALRKQKDGKKVHPLTVHATGGRHTFPYDRDADDHVYCMFEFPGPGYDADEVGYYDPYRNYPAPKEGVPSYQQDPNKKVVVTYSSINGNGFGGYGEVVMGSKGTLVLETEKEVMLYKNGAGPTSNVKVAKDKDGGPTMDTQASGAPTQAANIASAATSGPVSRGYTEEIEHWAYCIRNPAPENKPKCHPEVAMGDAVIALTARLAIQRSIAGKGGFVQFKPEWFDLNSDATPEADLA, from the coding sequence ATGAATTTGAAGCCTGACGCCAAAAAGGCGGGGAAAGAAAATTTCGCGGAAGCGGTCGGCGTGAATCGCCGTGACTTCCTGAAGGGCGTGATCGCCGCTGGCGCCGTTTCGGGCGGTGGTTTGGGCGCCATGTACTTCGGCTACAGCAAGGTCGAGAACCCGGTCCGCATCGGCGTGATCGGTACCGGCGACGAAGGAAGCGTGCTGATCGGCGCGCTGAATCCGGACTATGTCCAGGTCGTCGCGATCTCCGACATTCGCCCCTACAACGTCCATCGCGCCTTCCATGGCGACCACTCCAGCGACGCGGCCTACTCGGCTCGCCGCGGTTTGATGAACGTCTACGGTTGGAAGACCGAAGAAGAAGCGCGTCAGCACGTGAAGGTCTACGAAGACTATCACGATCTGCTGGCTGACGACTCGATCGAAGGGGTCATCTGCGCCACGCCGCTGTTCATGCACCATCCGGTCGTGATGGACTCGCTGAACGCCGGCAAGCACGTGCTGACCGAAAAGCTGATGGCCCACAACATCGCGCAGTGCAAAGAGATGGGCCGCACCGCCAATGACGCCGGCCTACACCTGGCGACCGGTCACCAACGTCACTACAGCGTGCTGTACGACAACGCCGTCAACCTGCTGCAATGGGGCTTGCTTGGCGAAGTGCATCACATTCGCGCTCAGTGGCACCGCGGCAACCTGCCGGGTCGCGACAGCTGGTGCCAACCGCTGCCAGGCGGCGAATACAACATCAAAGAGGGGAAAGTCGTCGACACGATCCTCAACCGGATGAACAGTTTCAAGAACGCCGCCGAGAAAGGCAAAGGGGGCGACCCGGCCGAGTTGGCCAAGAACTGGGCGATGTACGAACAGTACAAAGCCTGGAACGAAGACCGCAACGTTAACGCTCAGAACTACGGCTATAACGACTTCGAGCTGGCGGACGGTCGCAAGGTCTCGGCGATGGAAGAGCTGTGCCGTTGGCGGTTGTGGGATCGCACCGGCGGCGGTTTGATGGCCGAACTCGGCAGCCACCAGTTGGACGCCGCGTCGATCTTCATCAGCGCCCTGCGGAAGCAGAAGGATGGCAAGAAGGTTCACCCGCTGACGGTTCACGCCACCGGCGGTCGCCACACCTTCCCGTACGACCGTGACGCGGACGATCACGTTTACTGCATGTTCGAGTTCCCCGGACCGGGCTACGACGCCGACGAAGTCGGCTACTACGACCCGTACCGCAACTACCCGGCCCCCAAGGAAGGCGTGCCGTCGTACCAGCAGGACCCCAACAAGAAGGTCGTCGTCACCTACTCTTCGATCAACGGCAACGGCTTCGGCGGTTACGGCGAAGTGGTGATGGGATCGAAGGGGACCTTGGTTCTGGAAACCGAAAAAGAGGTGATGCTGTACAAGAACGGCGCCGGCCCGACCTCCAACGTCAAAGTCGCCAAAGACAAAGATGGCGGCCCGACGATGGACACCCAGGCCAGCGGCGCTCCGACGCAGGCGGCCAACATCGCCAGCGCAGCCACTTCGGGCCCGGTCAGCCGCGGTTACACCGAAGAAATCGAGCACTGGGCTTACTGTATCCGCAATCCTGCTCCGGAAAACAAGCCGAAGTGCCATCCGGAAGTGGCGATGGGCGATGCGGTGATCGCGCTGACCGCTCGCTTGGCGATCCAACGTTCGATCGCCGGCAAGGGTGGTTTCGTCCAGTTCAAGCCAGAATGGTTCGATCTGAACAGCGACGCCACGCCGGAAGCTGATCTCGCCTAG
- a CDS encoding sugar phosphate isomerase/epimerase family protein, with translation MAKWPLGVFASIDAGLGVQLSVVEELGVPTIQLHAPAKESRTAENAAKFLAKLESIDVTLTCVFGGFEGESYADIPTTKETVGLVPPATRAERLEEMKEIADFARVLDCDVVGLHVGFIPHDPADPMFAEVVAVTQELCDHCAGNEQALHLETGQESADGLLGFIAAVDRPNLKVNFDPANMVLYGTGKPIEALKKVGKHVGSVHCKDAKWSDEPGVTWGTEMPLGEGDVGMEEFLRTVKEIGYTGPLTIEREIPQEPERQKAEIGAALELLTALRTKIG, from the coding sequence GTGGCAAAATGGCCCTTGGGCGTCTTCGCCAGCATTGATGCCGGACTGGGCGTACAGTTGTCGGTCGTCGAAGAACTGGGAGTGCCGACGATCCAGTTGCATGCTCCGGCTAAGGAATCGCGGACGGCGGAGAACGCCGCCAAGTTTCTGGCCAAGCTCGAATCGATCGACGTCACGCTGACCTGCGTCTTTGGCGGTTTTGAAGGGGAAAGCTACGCCGATATTCCGACCACGAAAGAGACGGTTGGTCTCGTCCCCCCGGCCACCCGCGCCGAGCGTCTGGAAGAGATGAAAGAGATCGCCGACTTCGCTCGCGTGCTCGACTGCGATGTGGTTGGTTTGCACGTCGGTTTCATCCCGCACGATCCGGCCGATCCGATGTTCGCCGAAGTGGTCGCGGTTACCCAAGAGCTGTGCGATCACTGCGCCGGCAACGAACAGGCCCTGCACCTGGAAACGGGCCAGGAATCGGCTGACGGCTTGCTCGGCTTTATCGCCGCCGTCGATCGCCCGAATCTGAAGGTCAACTTTGACCCAGCCAACATGGTCCTGTACGGGACCGGCAAACCGATCGAAGCGCTCAAAAAGGTTGGTAAGCATGTCGGTAGCGTCCACTGCAAAGACGCCAAATGGTCGGACGAGCCAGGCGTCACCTGGGGAACCGAAATGCCGCTGGGCGAAGGGGACGTCGGCATGGAAGAGTTCCTGCGGACGGTCAAAGAGATCGGCTACACCGGTCCGCTGACGATCGAACGCGAAATCCCGCAAGAGCCGGAGCGTCAAAAGGCCGAGATCGGCGCCGCGCTCGAGCTGCTTACGGCTCTGCGGACGAAGATTGGCTAG
- a CDS encoding PDZ domain-containing protein, with protein sequence MNKKSSFAWLLLTLGLCGSLTTVGQAADDLNSLEQQALRDAVAAAAPSVLQIETVGGLEKVGDQLAGGGPCSALVVTEDGYLLSSSYNFVHKPTSILASLPSGKRTAAKIVAQDHSRNLVLLKVTADEPLPVPTFVPREELRVGQWAIAVGKSFSPEHPNASIGVVSALNRVWGKAIQSDAKISPNNYGGALVDIQGRVIGVITSLSPQATGPQAGADWYDSGIGFAVPVTEMLPRLEKLQAGDDLRQGLLGISLKGNDVMADMPAIGAVRYNSPAQEAGIEAGDLITAVGGKPVVNQAQLKHLLEPMYAGDVVALTLKRGEETVELKATLTDLLVPYAHPFLGILPIRDAEGVVVRDVFEGSPAAKAGLAAGDVIVKVNDKPAASAAELRTQIATQDPDAAIQLVYRRGEEEKEAEIMLGTLPTAIPGELPLAWTKEPEQPAQPPKTGEIEVRLAEEPNAAFAWIPDDYSGDRRYNLVVLVQEPGEVDKQATIDAWKEACQKTGTILLSVSPASKERWTPSETGVIRKCIEQLAGKYSIAPLRTTLVGISSGGAMAYMTAFENREAIAGVVTMTAPVPRGVQPPNNDPLHRLAIFTLYDDKSPQAGQLKKLDEALAKMKFPVTHRGVGSGADKLTAEDRTAITRWLDSLDRI encoded by the coding sequence ATGAATAAGAAATCCTCGTTCGCCTGGCTGCTGCTGACCCTTGGTCTTTGCGGATCGCTGACGACGGTCGGTCAAGCGGCGGACGATCTCAATTCGCTCGAACAACAAGCGCTGCGCGACGCCGTCGCTGCAGCCGCGCCTTCGGTTCTGCAGATCGAAACGGTCGGCGGGCTCGAGAAAGTCGGCGATCAACTCGCCGGCGGCGGTCCCTGCAGCGCGCTGGTCGTCACCGAAGATGGCTACCTGCTGTCGAGCAGCTACAACTTCGTCCACAAGCCAACCTCGATCCTGGCGTCGCTCCCCAGCGGCAAACGAACCGCGGCTAAGATTGTCGCCCAAGACCATAGCCGCAACTTGGTGCTGCTGAAGGTGACCGCCGACGAGCCGCTGCCGGTTCCGACGTTTGTGCCGCGTGAAGAGCTGCGTGTCGGGCAGTGGGCGATCGCGGTCGGCAAGTCGTTCTCGCCCGAGCATCCGAACGCTTCGATCGGCGTCGTCAGCGCCTTAAACCGCGTCTGGGGCAAAGCGATTCAGTCCGACGCCAAGATCTCTCCCAACAACTACGGCGGCGCCCTGGTCGACATTCAAGGCCGGGTCATCGGCGTGATCACCTCGCTGTCGCCGCAAGCGACCGGTCCCCAAGCCGGCGCCGACTGGTACGACTCGGGCATTGGCTTCGCCGTTCCGGTGACCGAGATGCTGCCGCGACTCGAAAAGCTGCAAGCAGGCGATGACCTGCGTCAGGGCTTGCTTGGCATCAGCCTGAAAGGGAACGACGTGATGGCCGACATGCCGGCAATCGGCGCCGTTCGCTACAACTCGCCCGCCCAAGAGGCCGGCATCGAAGCTGGCGACCTGATCACCGCAGTCGGGGGCAAGCCGGTCGTCAACCAAGCCCAACTGAAACACCTGCTCGAGCCGATGTACGCCGGCGATGTGGTCGCATTGACGCTGAAGCGCGGCGAAGAGACCGTCGAGCTAAAAGCGACCCTCACCGACCTGCTGGTGCCGTACGCCCATCCGTTTCTCGGCATCTTGCCGATCCGCGATGCCGAGGGAGTCGTCGTTCGCGATGTGTTTGAGGGCAGTCCCGCCGCCAAAGCGGGCCTGGCCGCTGGCGACGTGATCGTAAAGGTGAATGACAAACCAGCCGCTTCGGCCGCCGAACTGCGTACGCAAATCGCCACGCAAGATCCCGACGCCGCGATTCAGTTGGTCTATCGCCGCGGCGAAGAAGAAAAAGAGGCCGAGATCATGCTCGGCACGCTGCCGACCGCCATCCCAGGCGAGTTGCCGCTGGCCTGGACGAAAGAGCCGGAGCAACCAGCCCAGCCCCCCAAGACCGGCGAAATCGAAGTTCGCCTGGCCGAAGAGCCGAATGCGGCGTTCGCCTGGATTCCGGACGACTATTCCGGCGACCGCCGATACAACCTGGTCGTGCTGGTGCAAGAGCCGGGCGAAGTCGACAAGCAAGCGACGATCGACGCCTGGAAAGAAGCCTGCCAGAAGACCGGCACGATTTTGCTGTCGGTCTCGCCAGCGTCGAAAGAACGTTGGACTCCTTCGGAGACCGGCGTCATCCGCAAATGCATCGAACAACTGGCCGGCAAGTACAGCATCGCTCCGCTGCGGACGACGCTGGTCGGCATTTCCAGCGGCGGCGCTATGGCCTACATGACCGCCTTTGAAAACCGCGAAGCGATCGCTGGCGTCGTGACGATGACCGCCCCAGTGCCGCGCGGCGTTCAGCCGCCGAACAATGATCCGCTGCATCGGTTGGCGATCTTCACCCTGTACGACGACAAGTCGCCGCAAGCGGGTCAGCTGAAGAAGCTGGACGAGGCGCTCGCCAAGATGAAGTTCCCTGTCACCCACCGCGGCGTCGGCAGCGGCGCTGACAAGCTAACCGCCGAAGATCGCACCGCCATCACCCGCTGGCTCGACTCGCTCGATCGGATCTGA
- a CDS encoding S1C family serine protease, producing MNRKALVIALAVALPWLTMGLAAQPARAESSLSQTIRGVQPRIVKIFGAGGLRGLESYQSGFVISPEGHILTVWSYVLDSSVITIVANDGRRFSAELVGADPELEVAVLKVDADDLPYFNLDESVELTAGERVLTFSNLYGIATGDEPASVLHGYITAITPLQGRRSASEVRYKGKVYVVDAMTNNPGAAGGALTDQQGRIAGVLGKEIRNSSNNVWLNYSIPVAEMRTSVEDILSGRFRPRSRDENENRPTEPVTLAQLGLILLPDVLPKTPPFVERVAPDSPAATAGLQPNDLVMFVERRLISSQRVLREELTFIDRDDPVRLTLLRGDELIEVVLNE from the coding sequence ATGAACCGTAAGGCGCTAGTCATCGCGCTCGCCGTAGCGCTCCCTTGGCTCACGATGGGCCTTGCCGCGCAGCCAGCGCGGGCCGAGTCATCCCTGTCGCAAACCATTCGCGGCGTGCAGCCCCGCATCGTCAAGATTTTTGGCGCCGGCGGCCTGCGCGGTCTCGAGTCGTACCAGAGCGGCTTTGTGATTTCTCCGGAAGGGCATATCCTGACCGTTTGGAGCTACGTCCTCGACTCGAGCGTGATCACGATCGTCGCCAACGACGGCCGCCGCTTTTCCGCCGAGTTGGTCGGCGCCGATCCCGAACTGGAAGTCGCCGTGCTGAAGGTCGACGCCGACGACTTGCCTTACTTCAACCTGGACGAGTCGGTCGAACTGACCGCCGGCGAGCGGGTGCTGACCTTTAGCAACTTGTATGGCATCGCCACTGGCGACGAACCGGCCAGCGTGCTGCATGGCTACATCACGGCCATCACGCCGCTGCAAGGTCGTCGCAGCGCCTCGGAAGTTCGCTACAAAGGGAAGGTCTACGTCGTCGACGCGATGACCAACAATCCTGGCGCCGCCGGCGGAGCCCTGACCGATCAACAAGGCCGCATCGCCGGCGTGCTCGGCAAAGAGATTCGCAATTCGTCCAACAACGTTTGGCTCAACTACTCGATTCCGGTCGCCGAAATGCGAACCTCGGTCGAAGACATCCTCAGCGGTCGCTTCCGCCCTCGCTCGCGCGACGAAAACGAAAACCGCCCGACCGAGCCGGTCACGCTGGCTCAGCTCGGCCTGATCCTGCTTCCCGATGTGCTGCCGAAGACGCCCCCGTTTGTCGAACGCGTGGCGCCTGATTCTCCGGCCGCGACCGCCGGTCTCCAGCCGAACGACCTGGTCATGTTCGTCGAGCGACGGCTGATTTCGTCGCAGCGCGTCCTGCGGGAAGAGCTAACCTTTATCGACCGGGACGATCCGGTCCGCCTGACGCTGCTTCGCGGCGATGAACTGATTGAAGTCGTGCTCAATGAATAA
- a CDS encoding S1C family serine protease, which produces MAAPPQEVLEAENARIAAIEKATRSSVCVFAGAAGGGSGVLISKDGYAITNYHVADPAGSFMKCSLSDGKLYDAVIVGIDPVGDVALIKLQGRDDFPAADIGDSDKVQVGDWCFAIGNPFLLATDMQPTVTWGMVSGVGRYQYPSGTLIEYTDCIQTDASINPGNSGGPLFNKDGQVIGINGRISIEKRGRVNVGVGYAISMNQVMNFLGYLKSGRVVDHATLGATVTTDSEGEVIVTNILDTSDAYRRGLRYGDELVSFGSKPVTTVNGFKNALGIYPRGWRVPVSFFRGGERHDIVVRLAGVHSREELLAKIQKSVAPPSPDGSKPEDHPGEEKKQVSEELQKLFEARSGYANYYFNLQQRTRTWEAWNRGDAGELNDWKVAGQLADGDVVQIDLAPKKATATVAGRDSAIEIDGDLSQKLEPLGSGGLLLALHAWQRFQILGPEKFGEVSYLGTAPLDTIDQRFDVLVGLYDAIETRFYFEPKSGDLIAMEMFPEADSDPCELRFQEYDDFEGVRLPTKIIIRRGDQIYNILHGLKWTLSSTEPKDAA; this is translated from the coding sequence ATGGCTGCGCCCCCGCAGGAGGTTTTGGAGGCCGAGAACGCTCGGATCGCCGCGATCGAGAAGGCGACCCGGTCGTCGGTTTGCGTCTTCGCCGGCGCGGCCGGCGGCGGTAGCGGCGTCTTGATCTCGAAAGATGGCTACGCAATCACCAACTATCACGTCGCCGATCCGGCCGGCTCGTTCATGAAATGCAGCCTTTCCGACGGCAAGCTGTACGATGCGGTCATCGTCGGCATCGATCCGGTGGGCGACGTCGCTTTGATCAAGCTGCAAGGTCGCGACGACTTTCCGGCCGCCGACATCGGCGACAGCGACAAGGTGCAAGTCGGCGATTGGTGCTTCGCCATCGGCAATCCCTTTCTGCTGGCGACCGACATGCAGCCGACCGTCACCTGGGGCATGGTCTCCGGAGTCGGCCGCTATCAGTATCCCAGCGGCACGTTGATCGAATACACCGACTGCATCCAGACCGACGCTTCGATCAACCCCGGCAACTCCGGCGGCCCGCTCTTCAACAAAGATGGTCAGGTGATCGGCATCAATGGCCGGATCTCGATCGAAAAGCGAGGTCGCGTCAACGTCGGCGTCGGCTACGCGATTTCGATGAATCAGGTGATGAACTTCCTCGGCTACCTCAAGAGCGGCCGCGTAGTCGATCATGCGACGCTTGGCGCCACCGTCACGACCGATTCGGAAGGTGAGGTGATCGTCACCAACATCCTCGACACCTCCGACGCCTATCGCCGCGGACTGCGTTACGGGGACGAGCTGGTCTCGTTTGGCTCGAAACCGGTCACCACCGTCAACGGCTTTAAGAATGCCCTGGGCATTTATCCTCGCGGCTGGCGCGTGCCGGTCAGTTTCTTCCGGGGTGGAGAGCGACACGATATCGTCGTTCGCCTGGCGGGGGTTCACTCGCGAGAAGAGTTGCTCGCCAAGATTCAAAAGTCGGTCGCCCCGCCGAGCCCCGATGGCTCGAAGCCGGAAGACCATCCCGGCGAAGAGAAAAAGCAAGTCTCCGAAGAGCTGCAGAAGCTGTTTGAAGCGCGCTCCGGCTATGCCAACTACTATTTCAACCTGCAGCAGCGCACCCGCACCTGGGAAGCCTGGAACCGCGGAGACGCCGGCGAGCTGAACGACTGGAAAGTTGCCGGTCAACTGGCCGACGGCGACGTCGTGCAGATTGACCTGGCGCCCAAAAAGGCGACCGCCACGGTTGCCGGACGCGACTCGGCGATCGAGATCGATGGCGATCTATCGCAAAAGCTGGAACCGCTCGGCAGCGGCGGGCTATTGCTCGCCCTGCATGCTTGGCAACGCTTCCAGATTCTCGGTCCCGAAAAGTTCGGCGAAGTCTCGTACCTGGGGACGGCGCCGCTCGACACGATCGACCAACGCTTCGACGTGCTGGTCGGCCTCTACGACGCGATCGAGACCCGCTTTTACTTTGAACCGAAGTCAGGCGACCTGATCGCCATGGAGATGTTCCCGGAAGCTGACTCCGATCCGTGTGAGTTGCGGTTCCAGGAGTACGACGACTTCGAGGGAGTTCGCCTGCCGACAAAGATCATCATCCGTCGCGGCGATCAGATCTACAACATTCTGCATGGTCTGAAATGGACCTTGTCGTCGACCGAACCGAAGGACGCCGCATGA
- a CDS encoding NPCBM/NEW2 domain-containing protein, whose protein sequence is MNCTALLLIAASTLSAAVTVDVETLDGRTLSGELRELSADQIGLRTSVGDEKLPYDALMRVDIEGEETPPAEGGAQLLLADGTQLDVKKFKLENRMFVVDSTGFSMFEVPAAALRLLRFNADQRSFDTRWDELLGEKILGDAVVIRRQDDLSYQEAIIQSIADGKAAIQLDELEAKIPLDKLAGLLFYQRNNRKLGAPLCKIELRDGGVIFAGKMMLEEDLLKIDSSAGGKFELPLDSVEAIDFAAGNIVSLADLTPDQDAWATFIPSSLPRDQLSLIYAPDVRTGSAAEPLELSIGGESKSFASGIALHARTELTYLLPDDVRQFHAFAGLPDGASGPLKLTITADKTTLIDKVLDQNEPTLDIHGDVRGARRLKVVVDFAGNGDLGDRVYLCQPRLIK, encoded by the coding sequence GTGAACTGCACCGCGTTGCTCTTAATCGCCGCCTCCACGCTTTCCGCCGCAGTGACCGTCGACGTCGAAACGCTCGACGGTCGCACGCTGTCAGGCGAACTGCGCGAGCTATCGGCCGACCAGATCGGCCTCCGCACCAGCGTCGGTGACGAGAAACTTCCCTACGACGCGTTGATGCGGGTCGATATCGAAGGGGAAGAAACACCGCCGGCCGAAGGTGGCGCCCAATTGTTATTGGCCGACGGCACCCAACTGGACGTCAAAAAGTTCAAGCTCGAAAACCGCATGTTCGTCGTCGATTCGACTGGATTCTCGATGTTCGAGGTCCCCGCCGCGGCGCTCCGGCTATTGCGGTTCAACGCCGATCAGCGTTCGTTCGATACCCGCTGGGACGAACTGTTGGGCGAAAAGATCTTGGGCGACGCGGTGGTCATTCGCCGCCAAGACGACCTTTCGTACCAGGAAGCGATCATCCAATCGATCGCCGACGGCAAAGCGGCGATTCAGCTCGACGAATTGGAAGCGAAGATTCCGCTCGACAAACTGGCCGGGCTTCTCTTTTATCAACGCAATAACCGCAAACTGGGCGCGCCCCTCTGCAAGATCGAACTGCGGGACGGCGGCGTAATCTTCGCCGGTAAGATGATGCTGGAGGAAGACCTGCTCAAAATTGACTCAAGCGCCGGCGGCAAGTTTGAACTGCCGCTCGACTCGGTCGAAGCGATCGACTTTGCAGCCGGCAACATCGTCTCGCTGGCCGATTTGACGCCCGACCAGGACGCTTGGGCGACGTTCATTCCTTCCAGCCTGCCGCGTGATCAGCTGTCGCTGATTTACGCTCCCGATGTCCGCACCGGTTCGGCGGCAGAGCCGCTAGAGCTATCGATCGGCGGCGAGTCGAAGTCGTTCGCCAGCGGCATCGCGTTGCATGCCCGGACCGAACTGACTTACCTGCTGCCGGACGACGTCCGTCAGTTCCACGCGTTCGCCGGTCTGCCCGACGGGGCGAGCGGTCCTTTGAAACTAACGATCACCGCCGACAAGACGACGTTGATCGATAAAGTGCTCGACCAGAACGAGCCGACGCTCGATATTCACGGCGACGTCCGGGGCGCTCGCCGCCTGAAGGTGGTCGTCGACTTCGCCGGCAATGGCGATCTGGGAGACCGCGTCTATTTGTGCCAACCACGGTTGATTAAATAA